A window from Schistocerca gregaria isolate iqSchGreg1 chromosome 8, iqSchGreg1.2, whole genome shotgun sequence encodes these proteins:
- the LOC126284694 gene encoding endocuticle structural glycoprotein SgAbd-5-like has translation MKTVLILAALVAICAARPQQADPRTAVIEELTSDNIGVGPWSWGYRTSNGISQQEQGTIENQGSEDEAIAVRGSYSFIGADGKTYTITYVADRNGFQPQGDFLPKRR, from the exons aTGAAGACC GTTCTGATTCTCGCAGCCCTGGTGGCCATCTGCGCAGCTAGGCCCCAGCAGGCCGACCCGAGGACGGCAGTCATCGAGGAGCTGACCAGCGACAACATTGGTGTTGGACCCTGGAGCTGGGG ATACCGTACCAGCAACGGCATCTCGCAGCAGGAACAGGGCACCATCGAGAACCAAGGTTCTGAGGATGAAGCCATCGCCGTTCGAGGCAGCTACTCCTTCATCGGCGCCGACGGCAAGACCTACACCATCACTTACGTCGCCGACAGGAACGGCTTCCAGCCCCAGGGTGACTTCCTGCCCAAGCGACGATAA